The sequence below is a genomic window from Rudanella lutea DSM 19387.
CGTTTGAAGACGGCCTCCGGCTGGTGTCGCAGCGGGCCGAAGCCATGCAGCGGGCCTGTGAACTGAACCCGTCGACGATGGCGGCTGTACTGGCCCTGCCCGATGCCACCATCGAACAGATATGTGCCGACGTAACAGCGGGCGGTGAAGTGGTTGTTGCGGCCAATTTCAACTGCCCCGGTCAGGTAGTAATTTCGGGTACTCACGAGGGTATTCGGTTGGCGGGTGAAAAACTGAAAGAAGCCGGTGCTAAACGGGTGTTGCCGCTGCAAGTAGGTGGTGCATTTCACTCGCCACTGATGGAACCCGCCCGCGAAGAACTGGCCAAAGCCATTGCAGAAACGCCTTTCTTTGAGCCGCGTTGCCCCATCTACCAGAATGTCAATGCCCAACCCGCCACGGCGATTCAGACGATCAAGGCGAACCTGATTGCCCAACTCACGGCTCCGGTGCGCTGGACGCAGTCTGTGGAGGCAATGGTTGCCGATGGCGCTACGTTGTTTGTGGAGTGCGGCCCCGGCAAGGTATTGCAGGGTCTGGTGAAGAAAATTGCGCCAGCCGCCGAGGTAGCGGGCGTGTAGTTTCCCGGATTTATACAAACAACAACGGCCCCGTCATCAGGACGGGGCCGTTGTTGTTATAACGTAAATTATTGAAAGCTGCCTGTCAGCCTGAGCCTGTCGAAGGCCCGCGCGTCAGCAACTTGCATACTTCACGTCATTAAAGCTATTCCGCGTAATCAAGCTGTTCAGAGTAGGCTTAACCTACCCGAAACACCCAGGCGGATTGGGCCGCCAGCTGCTTGCGGGCAGCCTCAGGAATTTGTACCGTAAGCCCGTTGGCGGTTTTCTCCACCTTTAGTGGCTTGTTATACCCTAACAGCATGACGGCTTTGCCTTTCTCCACCGAAACGTCGGAGAGGGGTAGGCTGGCTGGTAATGTTTCGCCCTCCTTGGGCAGGTAGGTCACGTAGGTCGACGTACCCTTGCCGGTAAAGGCCCATTGGCCTTTGCGATAAGGGGCTACGGGTTTGGTGCCGTAGATCGATTCACCGTTGATGCTCATCCACTTGCCGATTTCCTGCAGGCGGCTGTAAGCTTCTTCGTGCCACTCACCATCGGGACCGGGTGCAATGTTCAGCAGCAGGTTGCCGTTTTTGGCCACAATATCCACCAGCGTGTGAATCAGCCTGCGGGTCGATTTGAAATTTTCTTTCGGAATGTACGACCACGAATCGCCCATGGTCATGCACGACTCCCAGGGAATAGGCATGTATTGATCGGGAATCGACTGCTCGGGGGTTACGTAGTTCTCGAACTCACCCGTCACGGTCCGGTCTACCACCAGCAGACCGGGCTGATGGCTGCGGCCCATGCGGGCAATGCGTGCCATGTCGATGTCCTGATCGTAGGGGATGGTCCGTTGCCAGCTGATGGTGGAGTCGATGGTGCTGAAGGGCCGCACCCAGCCGCCGTCGAGCCACAGAATATCCACCTTGCCGTAGCCGGTCATGAGTTCCTCAATCTGGTTGTAGGTAAAGTCTTTGAATTTCTGCCAGCGGTCGGGGTAGCGCTTGGGCGCGTAGCTTACATTCCGGTCTTTAGGCGGGAAATACGGGTCCCAGTAGGTGGGCGTGTTCCAGTCGGGCTTGGAGAAATACGCCCCGATCATGAAATTCTGGTTGCGGAAGGCGTTAAAAATCTCTTTGGTGACGTTGCTGCGCGGGTTGCTCGAAAACGGCGACTTCGTGCTGGTGATTTTGTAGTCGGTCTGCTTACTGTCGAACATACAGAAACCGTCGTGGTGCTTGGTGGTGAACACCACGTATTTCATGCCCGCGTTTTTGGCGGCATCGGCCCAGCGTTCGGGGTTAAATTTGGTCGGGTTGAAGGTGGTCTGCAGGTTCTCATAGGCTTTTTTGTACTCGTACCAGTTGGCCGAGTACGGCCCTTTGCGTTCGCACCAGCCCTCGTCTTCGGGGCAGAGCGACCAGGATTCCACAATGCCCCATTGGCTGTAGGTGCCCCAGTGCATCAGCAAACCGAATTTTATATCCTGCCACCCACTCAGCTTTTGCTGCACCAGCGGGTCTTTGGGCGGTACATATTTGGAGTGGTTCTGTTCGGAGTGCTGCTGCGCCACGGCTACCAGGGTGAGTACATGGAGCAGGAGCAGCGAGAGGAATATGCGTTTCATAACTATCTATTGGGGTAACTGAATGGTTCAAGGTTTAAGCCGGGCAACCTGGCCTGTTTGTGGCTTCACCCCGACTTTGCGGAGCTTCTCGACCACAAACGTCCCGATGGCCCTGCCCTGCGCCTGTCCGTTTTCGATGGCGTCGCGGTAGTGGATACCACCGTACAGGCGTGAAATGGAGGCTTCTTCGGCAGCCTGCCGGAACGAGGTAAAGCTCCGCTCGGGGAGTTCGAAAATGGTTTCGGTGGTATCGGTAAACGAAAAATCCGGGCCAATCAAATACGAAAGTACCTCGGCCACGGCGCTCGAAATCACACTATGCCCGCTGGTGTATTCCGGAAAGGGGGGCGTTTGCAGCAAGGGTTGCCAGCGCGGATTGAGGTATCGGTTAATGGCCGTTTCGGGGCGGATACGGTTGCTGCGGTATTTCTCGTCCCAGCAA
It includes:
- the fabD gene encoding ACP S-malonyltransferase; its protein translation is MKAYVFPGQGSQFKGMGLDLYQNGSPAVKQMFEQADRILGFSLTKVMFEGTDEELKQTNVTQPAIFLHSVALAQTVADFEPAMVAGHSLGEFSALVAAGALSFEDGLRLVSQRAEAMQRACELNPSTMAAVLALPDATIEQICADVTAGGEVVVAANFNCPGQVVISGTHEGIRLAGEKLKEAGAKRVLPLQVGGAFHSPLMEPAREELAKAIAETPFFEPRCPIYQNVNAQPATAIQTIKANLIAQLTAPVRWTQSVEAMVADGATLFVECGPGKVLQGLVKKIAPAAEVAGV
- a CDS encoding alpha-L-fucosidase, which encodes MKRIFLSLLLLHVLTLVAVAQQHSEQNHSKYVPPKDPLVQQKLSGWQDIKFGLLMHWGTYSQWGIVESWSLCPEDEGWCERKGPYSANWYEYKKAYENLQTTFNPTKFNPERWADAAKNAGMKYVVFTTKHHDGFCMFDSKQTDYKITSTKSPFSSNPRSNVTKEIFNAFRNQNFMIGAYFSKPDWNTPTYWDPYFPPKDRNVSYAPKRYPDRWQKFKDFTYNQIEELMTGYGKVDILWLDGGWVRPFSTIDSTISWQRTIPYDQDIDMARIARMGRSHQPGLLVVDRTVTGEFENYVTPEQSIPDQYMPIPWESCMTMGDSWSYIPKENFKSTRRLIHTLVDIVAKNGNLLLNIAPGPDGEWHEEAYSRLQEIGKWMSINGESIYGTKPVAPYRKGQWAFTGKGTSTYVTYLPKEGETLPASLPLSDVSVEKGKAVMLLGYNKPLKVEKTANGLTVQIPEAARKQLAAQSAWVFRVG